The Lactuca sativa cultivar Salinas chromosome 2, Lsat_Salinas_v11, whole genome shotgun sequence genome includes the window CCTTCCCAAGTGAGGCTGCTGCTATAGGAGAAGTTGTGAGCTCTGAATAGATGTTTGGTGAAAATGTATGATGAGATTATTTTGATGCAGTGCTCGGTAGATTCTCAATTGGAATTGATGATGTTCAACCTGGGGATGATTTGAATCACAACACAAACAAAATCATTTCACAAGGGAATAAAAAATGTGATAATTTCATACCCGATTTAATAAAGGAAACCTTTTCTTCTTAATTCCTTTACAAATGAATTGTCCAAATAGAAATAgtaaaacataataatattataaactcAAACAGACCTCAAATTCTTCCGTGGATTTTAGAACAATAAACTTTTTCCACATTGCTTTGTCAAGGTACGGGTATTCTTTTACTGGATTGACACCTTTTTCCCACAACTTAAGAAGCGCCGACTTGTAGGCCTTCCATTGCGTGTTGCAATCTCTAAGTACTTGTGCTTTATGATTATCATCTCGTATATGCCAATAATTCtgcttttttaaataaaaaatgaagatAACAATTATTAGGTAAATGATATGATACAACTTGTATGATAGAAGAGAATAACATGGCAGGAAATTGTGATTGCTACTATTAAATGATATCAAAAGTGTGTTGAAATGAGTTTTACCTTTATGTTCAACCACAATTGATCCTTGTCACATTGATCCACTAAATCCCAACTATCTATAAGGATAGAAATCATCTTCCTCGTAGTCACTCCATGATAACTGGTGAACTTAAAGCGGTTAGGTCCAATAGCTCTATCGAATTGATCAAACTCAACTGTTAAATTTGATAGATATTCTTTGGAATGATCTCTGATCAATGTCACActtctctttttcttttctttactGTCCATTGTATGCCTACAAAAGCATAAACACTCGTATAATTAATTCTAAGAGTCTCGAACACCAAAAAAAAAACcagaattttatataaaattaaagatgCCCAAGGTAAGTTTATgctcttttcaaaacaaattcaATGCTTTATGTACTCTTGATTCATATATTAACTCAAATAATGTTTGTTAATATGTATACCTTGCTTCAAGATGTTTCGTTTTGGGTTTATCAACACTTCTTTTTCTGGTTTTTCTTTCTACCATACGGATCCTCCTGCTCTTGGTTGTTTGCACTAGTACCTCATCCATATGTGATGGTAAATTTCCAATGTATAACCTCAGACCTGTTGATAAGAAAATGAGCATAAAAATGATCATAGAAAATAATGAGGGTAAAGATATGTTAAAGATTATGACTTAATCTAACTAATGAGAAGATGATGAAATAATAATCGATACCCCACAGCTAAAGGCACTTGAAGTGAAATTGAATCAGTCACATATGCAAAACTTGCTACACAATTATCTTtagaacacacacacatacatttgAAACATGATACATTTAAAGATGCCACATGGGTTTAGAGCCAATTGGGTGTTATCTTACTTGAAGTTTGCTGTGATGATGAAGTATCAGAAACCTTAGCTAATGAGAGATATTGGACTTTATAATAACACGATCAGCAACAAAAAATGGGAATTGAAGACCTTTGCCTCGTGGTGTCTCCATGAACATTGAATCATCATAATTAACCCTGTCCTGATTCCATACAATACATGTTACTACTATTATGTCTAAAACTAAATTACCAAATTACCTCTTTAACATGGAGTTCCATAAAGAAAAATGGACAAACCTGATCtgatctctctcttcttcttttaGATGAATGGTGAACTTGTGATTCTTCTTCCCTACGAAATGCTGATACTGCAGCTCTCACAGCTACAAGCATATATCTTGGTCAACATTTGATGAAAAATCTTGCTTTTCTAAATATTGGTTTCTATATAATTAAGCAATAAATGTGAACTTTAACAAAATTATAATGTGAAATCGAATAGTTATAGAGGAGGATGTGTGATCATTGAGTGGTTTTGAAATATTCTTAATATGAAATCTGCACTCAATGGATGCCTGATTATAGGAACATTAGATGGGGCTAATGTTGAAATCAGGAAGGAAGTTGGAGAGGACAATTTTTTCTTTTTGGAGCAACAGCAGATGAAGTTCAAAACAGAGTCGATGATGCTTTCTAGGGTTATCAACCAGAAATATGAAGTAATATTTCGTACACAGAGAAGACATTGTCATAAACACAACATTAATCAACGAATAAATCAACTACACCCAAAGTCCGAGCGTACCTGTAAACAACGTGAAAGAAGGAGGCAGAAGCGGCTGTAGGCCGGAGTAGGAGACTTCGTCAGTCTCGTCGACTGGAGACCGGAGGTGGAGGCGTCGTCAACCGAAGGCGGAGGCGTCGTTGGCCAGAGGCGGAGGCGTCGTCGACCGAAGGCTAAGGTTTCGTATAAACAACTCTAAGTAATAGAGCGAAAATGGCAATGAATTTGTTTGGTCATATGCCGGAAGCGTCTCAAAGGGAGAAAGCGTCTCAAAGAATGAATTCTGCTGCGGGGCttaatcaaatgaacttatttaattttttatttcaagtatttttaCTCATAAAAATATCCTATTGAATTTAATTGCCTCATGGTATTTTCTTCCCTTGTACTCGACATGGAATAAAAGTTCATTAATTGTATTTAAAAATAATCTATAGAGTACACTGTAAAATATAAACTACAAAAGATTCATCCTTTTTACAATAATAATCTAAAATTTCTTATTCTAATTAAATTGgaaaagttattttgtttatgaCCTTTGGTTATAACAAGCTTTCATTATGTTTAATacagaaaataaaacaaaaattttaaagaaaaatcatTTGAATGTAATCTGTTCATTCCATTTGACCATTTTATGGTCCAAACTTTGCATGTAATCTATTGAAACTTGAACCTCATCTGGTTattggtttttgatgttttgtaattttttaaaataaaccgATAACAaacctaaaataataaaaaataaaaataaaaaaagtcaCTTGTGTTACCCCACAATTCTTCTTACAAAAAAGGATGAAAATACAGAAAATAAAAACGATAAAATACAGAAAATAGTCAAGTGGCTGAATCAATAAACTGAACAAGAACTgctacaattattattattaaaaattgaGGGGTAATATTGACCTTTTGGCACAGTTAGTCTACAAAACTGCAGCTTTCTGAAGGATGAAGGCAAAATGGGAATTCGATTATTGCTTGAACTGGTTGCCCAAACCTTGGGTCATTCCTAAGCTCTGTCCAAGATCGCCCATTTGTGCTTTCATGGCCTATaaaggggcaaaatggtcaaattaaaaatatattaccccAAGGGTAAAATTGTACTTTTATATCATCATACAAACTTGTACACTTTTTTGATGCACATCTTTATATGCTTCTGTTATGTACCTCTCTTTTCTTTTCTATGACAAGAATGGAATCAGTCATTCCATTCCCCTATCAATTCCATTCCTTTGAGAATAATGGTTTTATATCATCATACAAACCTATACACTTGTTTCAGTAATTGTAGTTTTTCAGCTTAATCTGTCTTTAAGGAGTGTCTTCACTTGTTTGAGTGCAAATTCTGTGATTGGTTTTGCTTCTCTAGGTCCTTGGTAGTCAACAGGAGGTTTTCCAGGGACAAATACTTTAATAGTTGAAAACAGGATCAAAGTTGTAGCAGCAAGGATAAAGGCATTAAAGTTGGATTTCTAACTAAAGAGGAAGTTGATCATGTTTATGTATTAGTCGTACTTAATCAAAATGGGGGcgtatttttttagttatttgaTTTTGTTTCTAGTACATCTCATTGACCGTATTAGATGCTACAATTAACCGTATTAGATGCTGCAATTGTgtgtattatatttatttatcccTTTATAATACGGGTTTTTTTTACAACCGTATTAGATGGGGGTGTACTCTATTACCAATTTTCCAGTAGTGAATATTGACCATTCAAATGTAGTGGCACTTGATGactatgatgaagatgatgatggcgTGGGACCAGGAAGTATCAAGCCTCCACCTAAAAAACCAAGACAAAAGGGTCCTCTAGACAAGTTTTATGTCAATAAACCAGAAGACAAACTCAAAGGTAGAAAAATGTGGAAAACAGCAAACAATTAACGAAGTATGTAGAAAAGACCTTAGTGATAAGGCTTGTCAGGAGATAGGTCGTTGGTTTTATGATGCAGGGCTGCCTTTTAATGCAGCCTCTTATGATAGCTTTCATATTGCAATGAAATCTGTTGTACCATTTGGCCCGAGATTCAAACCTCCAAGCATGTATGAGCTTAGAGTTCCTCTACTTAAAAATGAAGTGGAATTCACCCAAAAAGTGTTGACAGATTACAAGCAAGAATGGGTAGTAAAAGGTTGCTCGATTCTGTCAGATGGATGGCGTGATTCAACTGTTTAGAAAGGTATTGTGAACTTTTTAGTGAATTCTCCAAGTTTCAGTCTTTTTGAAGTCCTTGGATGTCTCAATAATCAAAAAAGATGCAAACACATTGTTTAAAATACTTGATGATATGGTGGAAGAGATAGGAGAGGAGAATGTAGTGCAAGCGGTGACAGACAATGCATCTAACTATGTTAAAGCTGGTAAGTCACTAAGCCTTAGTAACTCTTTTACCTGTTAGTTACTGTTTTGAGTACACTTGTCTTATTCTTTTATATTTCTCTCAAAACTTTTTTAGGATCAATGTTGGAAGATATTGGAAAGATCCCAAGGGTGCGGAATACTTTGAAGGGAGCTATGTTCTGTAATGGTTATATTTATAACCATGTTGGCATTGTCAACATGATGAGGAGGTTTACAAATCAGAGAAACCTACATAGGCATGCAATCACGAGATTTGCAACATCATTCATTACTCTCTCCCAAATGTATAAAAATAATTTATGGAAGATGATCACGTCTCCAGAATGGAACAATACCAAGTGGTCAAAAGATGTTGCGGGGAAGAGACTAACATCAACTTTTTTGCAAGAAAGGTTTTGGAGAAATATAGTCTTTGCTTTAAAGTTGACTGGACCTCTTGTTAAGGTTCTTAGAATGGTAGATGGAGACAAAAAGCCAGCCATAGGATACATCTATGAGTCCATGGATAGGGCTAAAGAGACTATCGCTGCTAGTTTTTTGCATAAGGAAGAACATTATAAAAAAGCTTTTGAGTATATTAATGCAAGCTGGGATTGCCAACTCCATAGACGATTACATGCAGCTGGGTTTTTCTTAAATCCAGAATTGTATTACAAAAATCCCGAGAATGCAATGTGTGCTAAGGTTATGAATGGATTGTATGCAACCATTCAAAGGTTGGTACCTGATTTGAGCACTCAAGATAAGTTGGGGAACAACTAGACTTGTATCAAAATTCCCAAGGTCTTTTTGGCAATCCGATGGCCATAAGACAAAGAGACAAAAGAGCTCTaggtaataaaaataaataaaaaacagtgGATTGGttcctgattttttttttctgttaacAGATGATTTTTTTCATTTAGCAACTGATTTTTTTCTGTTAACAGCTGACTGGTGGTCTGCCTATGGAGCATCGGCACCGGAGGAGTTACAGAAATTTGCTATCCGCGTTCTTAGCTTAACTTGTAGTGCTACGGGTTGCAAGAGGAACTGGAGTGTCTTTCAGCaacttcattaaaaaaaaaaaggaacagATTAGCACAAAGTAGATTAAATGACATGGTGTACATCAAGTTGAATCGTGCTTTGCAAAGAAGATATCAAAGAAAGGACACAATTGATCCTATTCTTTTGAAAGAAATAGATGAAAGTAACGAGTGGTTGATGGGTCATATGGATGAGGAAAATTTTAAGGAGGATGACTTTGTGTTTGATGGAGATGATTTAACTTGGTCTGCTATTGATAAAGCTTCTGGGGCATCTGAGCCTAATTATTCTACTAGGAGGTCATCTACACCAAGTTCTACTAGGAAGGCATCTGAAACCTCAAATTGTAGAAGGGTCTAGGGGATTTAACTTGATTGATGAAGAGATAGAAGAAGACATTGGAGTTTCTGAAGATGATGGGGAGGAGGAGGTACTTGCGATTGAtgttgatgacgatgatgctGATGAGTTTTAGGCATTTTGGTTATTTATGATTTCTGTTATGTTCTGTGTTTATCTTGTCTTTGAATTATGTCATTGGTGTTTTTGCTTCTTAACTTGgttattaagttttttttttgtctagGAGTTATGGTTCTAAAAtacttttaacttttttttttgaatatacAAGCGCCTCGCCTACGTGAATCCCTCGATTCGAAGCGCCTCAAAAAATGAGGCTCTTGGATGGCTAATCGCCTAGGAGCGTTTCACGCCTTTTAAAACCTGGAATAAACCTTATGTGGGGTGCAACTAATTGGATTCTACAGGTGGATACCAACTCTATTGTTatgttttttgtattttattttgttgtTTGCAATTATTTATAGCCTTTTTTTCTTAATTCAGAAAGTAGCAGAGTAAGTAAAGAAAGGATTTTGGTAGTATTGAGGTTTTGGTGCATTCACCTGCCCATGGAGTAGATCTCTGTTGTTCATGAACATGAGTACATTAAATATAGTAATATACATTAATATATACCATTTTTTGTTACTTACAACATGATTAAATATTTGATCAGGTGACTAAAGCTTATATTTAAATTGGATATAGTACCTGTACAGTTTCATGCACTTGCTTTGCTCCACCAGGTATGCCAAAAATCCGTTTCATGCCCGTCTGATGCTTTTCTCATTTCCCAATTAAAGGATTAATCAAAAAAATGACCAAAATTGGAACAAGATGACCACATTTTTAAGGACAAATGGTTCACCTGGAATGAGCTAAAAGAAGTCTACAAGTGCCATATAAGATTAAATACAGCTGCCATATAAGATTCAACTGCGATCCTATCTAATATTGATTTTATTTCATGCCATTTTGACAGCAAAAACTAAACAGCCAACTGCCATTTATATGGTCAAATCTAATTACAAAAAATTACGATTTCCACAGGTTTATTGGAGCATTTTGACAGCAAAAATTATCCAGAAAACTTTGTATGATGCATACTAGAAACTAACTAAAAAGATAGATGTTGACCTTGAAGAATACAATAAAATGAAGGAAGCATATCTAGAATTCTATCGTGGAGCTTCAAGTCTACAATGCGGAACGATaatattttttcttatttaaacattgtactttcaaaaaatTGAATATAATGGTGTAATAACAAGTGTCTTTTGAATATTAAGGAAATAAATAGTTATTGATGCGTGTATGTGTATTGGTAGTGCTGCTTTTCCAATGAAATTGGAATTTCAGATTCCATCCCATTGTGTGTTTTGGAATTCACTCCATAACAATCCATCAAATCCATGTTTGATGAAGTAGAATATTCTTAGGGGAAGAGGGAGGGAATTAAATTCTATTGGTTCTTTCTATTTTAGAATGCCAAAATATCTTCGTTATATTGGGTTTTGACTTGAGCTTATGAACTAAAATTGAACTTCTCATAAAAAGGCTAACTTCCATTTCATCATTCGTGAATAAATGACAACATCAAATGTTTACAATAACATCTTTTATGTTAATACCGGGTGATGCTCGATACAATTGGTGATGACATATCGATTGTAAGTATGAGTGACAAAGTCATTCCACTTCAACAAGATGATGTTGTGACTCTGACCCTAATGAAGACTACAAAGGTACATCAAATATCACAACCGTTTGACTAACCCAAAGCATGTGACATATAATAATCAAACaccgacaaaaaaaaaaaacaacaaaaaagtgACCCGTGGTTCACCACGGGATCACCCACTAGTTAGTTATTAAATCTcaatcacttttttttttttacttttattttgtgttcatTGAAACCTTTATCCCAAATAAAttgatttcttttaataaaatgaaataaatattaataaaaatattattttaaatatatcaaaccGTATAGTACACGAGTTTTAACCTAGTTGTTTTATAGTTAACTATCCTTTTTTTCTCGTCGTAGTTAGTGTATTGATGATATCCAGTTTATTTTATCtactttaataaataaaaattattcaTGCCACTTATTACATTCTCATACATTTTGACACATGTGATTTATTGGTTAATTCTTAGAAGTTAATTTTTTCTTGTACTTTTGTAGTAGTTTTCGATTTTCTTAATTAAATATTCTATATATTGATTCTATTTACTTTGTTCGTTGGATTCTTAGGAATTCCTTTCAATCAAGACGTTGATATATTATCCAAATGGTTAAACCCGTCTATAAATCTTTTacatcaaaattcaaataattcGATAGATTGGTATGAATTTAGTAAAGATGCATTTTTTTCCAGTCAGTATAGCCTCTTTCGGAATATTTatagcctttttttttttttatataaacctGTTTATTCATCTTTTCAAAATTTGGAGTTCCTTAATACATTTGTTAAAATGGGTCCTAATAGAAATTTTTATGACAAAATaaaaaattctatatatgatTGGTCATATAATCGGGGTTACATAGATGCCTTTTATGGAAGATTCTTAACTGCGGGGATTAGAAAATTGGCCAACTTTGCTCTTTTTTTTGATAGACGAataattgatgcaattccaaatGGAGTTGGTCTTATGAGTTTCTTTGGAGCAGAGGTTATTAAATCGGTAGGGGGTGGGCGTATTTCTTCTTATctgttcttttatttttcttatgtagcaatttttttattaatttactattttttaaatgtttgaaTCTTGTTGACTAATCTCGCTAACATTGAACTTGGTAAAATGAAATGATTGAATAATTGAAAAATGAGATTATTCAGGAATACACATTGAATGCTGAGATTACGCATTGAATTTCTGTTAGTAGATCCATAATCAAAGAAGTGTTTGTGAGTATTGCAGAAGAAATGAAACAAAAGATACGGTAGAGCTAGGACAGTTATTGTATGAGGTCTACCCAGTGCTAGATGCAGAGGCGCATAATAGATCGATATGAACATTATGTGCTGTCCCGTAATAAAACCAGTTGTTGCTGATACCTTCTTCTCggttccttcttctccttcttccatAATGTGAGCTCGGAGAAGGAAGAGATGGGAGGGCCCTATGGAGAATGTGGTCAGAAATCCATAATAGAGTCCGACCACAACGACCGAATTGATTATCTTCATGCATAAGGATACTAGATTACCTAGTAGAAAAGATTTCAAAATCATCACAAACCTCCCTTTTTCTTTTCTATTGCAATTTATGGATTATTATATGATGATTTTGAAACTTTCCATATATAGAAATAGAAAGAGATAGACTAGAAATGACATCTGTTATGTTAATGACACTAAAAGGATATTAAATGAATGGAATTGGGATATGGATGGAATATAATGAAATAGAGCCACTTTGGGGTTCCCTATGAAATGAGGCATGGAAGGGAGCCACTACGAAGAAGTTCCGGGAGTTACGAAGGAAGCTTCGAGCTCATATTGGTCATGGGTTGAGAACGGGAATGGAACTCTATGAGATCGAATCTCCCGTTGTTCCTCAGTAGCTCAGTGGTAGAGCGGTCGGCTGTTAACCGATTGGTCGTAGGTTCGAATCCTACTTGAGGAGATTTGAAAATCACCGTCAACACTTCGGTGTAGGCCCGGGATACTCCTTTGTTCCATAGCCCTGGGGCTATTTACAACTATCCAATTAATAATTCTCAGATGTACTAGTACTAGCAGTGCATCAAAGATGCAGTCATCGATTCTCCCGAGAGGCTACAATTGCCGCGAGCAAACATATTAATGACGAGGAACGCTTTTTTGTTATGCTACTAATACTTGTACTTGCTCTGCTATTCTGCCCCATCCTGGCTGAGGAAGAGTTACGGACGCGTA containing:
- the LOC122196521 gene encoding uncharacterized protein LOC122196521, whose amino-acid sequence is MIIFMLIFLSTGLRLYIGNLPSHMDEVLVQTTKSRRIRMVERKTRKRSVDKPKTKHLEARHTMDSKEKKKRSVTLIRDHSKEYLSNLTVEFDQFDRAIGPNRFKFTSYHGVTTRKMISILIDSWDLVDQCDKDQLWLNIKNYWHIRDDNHKAQVLRDCNTQWKAYKSALLKLWEKGVNPVKEYPYLDKAMWKKFIVLKSTEEFEVEHHQFQLRIYRALHQNNLIIHFHQTSIQSSQLLL